The genomic stretch TCCGACAAGCAGGACGCCGCCCCGACCTGGAAGAAGACCTACGGCCACCACCCCCTGATGGGGTTCGTCGACCACGGGCCAGGCGGCACCGGCGAACCCGTCGCCGCTCTGCTCAGGCCGGGCAACGCGGGCTCGAACACCGCCGCCGACCACATCACCACGGCGCAACTCGCCCTCGCTCAGCTGCCCAAGAAGTACCGGCGTGGGCGGCAGACCTTGATCCGCTGCGATTCCGCGGGCGGCACCCACGAGTTCGTCGCCTGGCTCGCCCGGCGCGGCCGCTGGCTGTCCTACTCGGTCGGCATGGTCATCACCGAGGCCGTCCACCAGCACGTCCTCAAGATCCCGGCATCGGCCTGGACCTCGGCCATCGAGTCGGACGGTGAGGTCCGCGACGGGGCCTGGGTCGCGGAACTCACCGGTGACATCCTCATCGGGTGGCCGAAGGGCCTGCGGCTGATCGTCCGCAAGGAACGACCCCATCCCGGCGCCCAGTTGAGGATCACAGATGCCGACGGCATGCGGCTCACCTGCTTCGCCACCAACACCGCCGACCGTCCCATTGCCGAACTCGAACTCCGCCACCGGCTGCGGGCCCGGGCCGAGGACCGCATCCGGGCCGCCCGCGCGACGGGCCTGCGCAACCTGCCCCTGCACGACACCGCGCAGAACAAGATCTGGCTGGAGATCGTCCAGATTGCTCTCGACCTGCTGGCCTGGATGCCCTTGCTCGCCCTGACCTGCAAGGCCCGTCTCTGGGAACCTCGCCGCCTGCGGTTCCGCCTGTTCTCCGCGGCTGGCCAGCTCGTCACCACCGGCCGGCGCCGCATCCTCCGCCTCGCCCGCCACTGGCCCTGGACCAGCGAGATCACAGACGCCCTCGCACGGCTCGCACTCCTGCCGAACCCCGACTGACCAGAAGCCCCTACCCCTGCGAGCAGCATCACCCCCACCCGGAGCAGTGGAACCCGGCGCCCACCCGACGCGAGACTCGGGCCGCCGACCTGCCCGGCATCAGCCGCCGAAAGCGAAACGGTCCACCGACTCCGTCGGCGGACCGTCAAGAAAGATCGAGGCTAGGAGTCGAGGGCTGGACCGACACAACGGTGAAGCCTTTGAAGCGCCAATGGCTTTCGCTGTCGGACCTGGCGGTGGTGCCTGGCACGCACACGTTGTTCGGGGTCGGTGCCCTTAACTCGCACAGCGGTAGCCGGGCAGTCATCGTCCGATACCAGAGCTGATCGACAACATCGGCTACGGCTAGACATGCGGACCCGTACTCCCGGCCTGGCTGGTCGGTCCACGGACCGCATCAAGTACAGCTTGTCCCTGGTTGTCGACGAACTTGGTGAACAGTTGCTGGGAGTAGCCGAAGATGATTGCCCAGGCGATGATCTGAGCGGTGGAATCGAGCGCGCTGAGCCCTGGGACGAAACCGCCGCGCATGAGCAGCAGTCCAAGCCCTGCGGTCAGGGCCCCGGTCGGCAGTTTCAACAGGGCCAGTACGACCGGCACGTTGTACGGCAGCGCCGTCCCCCTGATCCGTCTCAGCGCTGCCGCGGAGGCGATGGCGGCGGACAGGACGCCCACGATTTCGATGATGAGATAGTCCTGAGCGCGCGCGGTGGAAGCAATCTCCTCCGCGGTGGGCGGGCCTTTGAAGTCCTGACTGAATGACGGACAGACCACCTTGTACTTTCCTCCGCTGATCTCCGGGGTGAAGCAGAGCGGAATAGCGGTCTCCCAGATGCATGACATCACCGCGACGCCAATCGCGGCGAGAAACAAGCCCGCCGTCACTGACATCACGATCCCCACGAAGCTGCGGACACGAAGCGTTTCCTTGCGGAGCAGTCGCCGCGCGTGGCTAACGGTCTCCGCGAGGAAGGCGCGTTCCCCCAGGCGCAATCCATCACGATTCTGACCGTCGTGGTGGAGTCTGCGCGCGATCTCTGTCGCGTGAATGCGCCGTGGGTCCCTGGGGGTGAAGTGCTCGTCGATCAGCGCCAGCATGTCGGGGAGCATCGCCTTGATGTCCTCGCTGGAAGCCATCCAGACCATGAGATTCATGGCGGAATCGACGTGGGACTGCGCGACGCCCAGATGCGCGGCCCGTCGCATGCGGGGATGGGAGTCGTGTCCAAGTGCGGAATTGGCCTGTTCGAGTTCGTGCTGCGCCTTGGCGGCGTAGGAGTCCGCCACGATTGCACGCTCCTCGTCCACCGAGGCCCGAACGGCCGCCGCGTGAAGGATCGCCTCCAGCTCGGTGATCCTCGCCCGCAGCGCCTCCTTCTGCTCCCACGGCCCCATCTCTCCCCGCGAGGCACGGATGGGCGTCCTCGTGTCGTACCACCTCCGCACCCTGGCCGCCCAGGGCTCCCTGCCGGGTCCGCCGCCCGCCGTGTCGCTCATCAAAGCCTCCCTCGTCGGCGTCACCACTCGACGTCGTGGATCGACATCGGAGTGATGGGCCAGCAGCAGGGTTCGACCATTCGGTTCGCCGAATTCACCGAAGAAACGATCCTCGCGCCGATTGGCGATGCGCCGGACC from Streptomyces davaonensis JCM 4913 encodes the following:
- a CDS encoding IS1380 family transposase; protein product: MKQPIGSYPPVRVQGDGRQVVSLAGSVLLVETVRKTGLDRALSAVLAPWRKPRAVHDPGKILLDLALAVALGGDCLADIATLRAEPSVFGPVASDPTVSRLIGTLATAGEKALTAIRNARSEIRGRVWELSADRAPDACGEVTVDLDGVLVVAHSDKQDAAPTWKKTYGHHPLMGFVDHGPGGTGEPVAALLRPGNAGSNTAADHITTAQLALAQLPKKYRRGRQTLIRCDSAGGTHEFVAWLARRGRWLSYSVGMVITEAVHQHVLKIPASAWTSAIESDGEVRDGAWVAELTGDILIGWPKGLRLIVRKERPHPGAQLRITDADGMRLTCFATNTADRPIAELELRHRLRARAEDRIRAARATGLRNLPLHDTAQNKIWLEIVQIALDLLAWMPLLALTCKARLWEPRRLRFRLFSAAGQLVTTGRRRILRLARHWPWTSEITDALARLALLPNPD